CCATGACTTGCAACCAGAACCTATAAACAACAGAGGGGGAAAAGTGAAAAATCATTAAGACATCAACAAAGTATAAAACAAGCTTTGAACAATAAACAAAGTTCTAGGAAAAAAGTTAACACcatgttttatgttttggtGGAGGAGTAACTGCAGAGAGTTGAATGTGGTGTGAGTGTTTCAGCTCCAAGAGTTTCTAAATAGTAGTGCCGAGAAAATGTAGAATTAGCTATGTCATGGAAAGGACGAAAATGATAAGAACTAGTTTACAATAGGTCCACATGATGAGATGAGTGGCCTGAAATGCTGAATCTGCAAAGTTTGTGTCCGGTTGCTTTGGAGTTATATAGGCTATCCTTGGTTGTGTGGCTTAAGGCCGTACTCAGCCCAATGAAAGCAACACTTGGAAAGTGATAGAACACTATAGCCACTCCATATGTGCCATCACAAAGTCACTTTTATAATGAACAACTGAAAAAGAAGAGCATGTACAAATCCATTTCTTCATATCCTCATGATGCTTGATAAAGTATTTAGCGTGTCATAGGAACAGTTAATTGGATGAAGGTGGATTCAGGTACGTTTGTCTGTTGCATCAGAAAATTTTAACAGTAGTTTTAGTTCAAAAGCTGTGATGTATCTTTTCTAGAAGCCAGAGACTAAATGCATTGGTATACTTCATCACCTACTACGACTTACACATTTAGTAAAGGAAAAAATGCTCCTCATGAATCTGCAATCACGAAACCACACCCTCTTGAGTATGTATAGATCAAAGGCAAGGTTTGCACATTGCAAAATGGGACCAACTGCAATTACATAATCAAAATACGATGTGCATGTGAGTGACTGAACTGTTGTCTGTTGGTAACTTTAACAATCCAAAATGCATGATTCTAAGAAATTCTGCAAATTAGAGTCAAATTCTTCTTTAATGTTGAagtctaataaaataaaatatggttAAGAATCCAAACGTGagtttaaatatttctaattaaaaataagaaagttgaatgacaagtaaatttaaatttattgtaataaGATTTTGAATTAGAAGTGTTGTTAAGTTTGGTTGAAATAATTGAATTCCTTTTCAGACCCACAGGTACAAGgttaaaaggaaaaaaggttAGCATTTGTTCAGTACAGAGAAAGGAAACTAACTAGAGAAACAAATGGAAAAGAAATGAAAGTAGATATTTCAAAGTATTTGGtttgaaagggaaaaaaaatgagtgaagaCACATTGAGTTTGGCAATGTAATAAAtcagtaattttaatttttctttcacttaatttaaacaaatttctttTCGTTTCAATTTCTTTCTCACTGTCTCACTTTTCATCTCTAATGTTTAAACACACACGAGTTATAAATTGCAGCAGATTATATCATTAATGTATTACacataagaagaaaaagaaattagtgTATTCTGTAAGTTTCACATAAAATGctattattgaaataaaatattgagaTATATATCTTAATAGATaacttcaaataattatttcatgtaATAAAcgtgtttaatatttaattagattttctGAAAAATCATTGAATGCGATTGCATGGTGCGTCCGTGGCAGTGTGTGGCTGAAGTGAAGCTAAGCTGTTGTATGCAGCAACATACAGCAACCAAAGACGACCCTTTGAatgttttttatgataattgtCACTTTCAATGTTGATGGTCATCAAAAGGGCCACAAgagaaaatattgataaataaatttcgTGACACAACAGAACTTCAAGTTCCCTCCAATATCTGACAAAGATGATAACAACTTGTCTTTTCACTTCATATCTCTGTTGTGAGAGATATATTATGAAGCATatgttaatcacttttttaaCAATACATaacatgttattattttattgatttgtatatttaaaataaaccaatcataaactataatataagctattgtaaaaataattgttaaaaaatattttcttttaaaagattaGCTTCTCGGTAGAGTTCAAAACAGGTAAAAGTTACatgtttataagaaaaacagaCAAAGATTATAATTTGACGATAATCGTAGATGTTTTGTGTACTTTTCTTAAATGACAAGTTTGTGTTGTTGTGATGTGATTTAAATAGTAAGTAAAATAGAGAGACTTTATATTTTGAGAGACGtaagtttattgttttttctttcttcagtcGATAGTCACAAAATTATTGTGAAACTGGTTTTATGCAATCTTATACTTTTCTTATGAAAATCTCTATTTTGTCTCTTCtgtttaaatttttcaaagtaaaatctttttaaattgtgtaataTGAAAGTTAAAggctttttttttaaattgtaaaacttaaaagtcaattttttttgtataacaATAGTTCTTCGGTCGtgtaatttagaaaaaaacatttcacttttggattacaaaattacattggttggaagtatttttttttgtataaaaaattatttctgaCTGTATAATCGAAAAGTagttatttttcacaaaaaagtTTCTGAATTGCACAACGTGAAGTTATATTTTTCAACTTATAGATTCCAAAGTCTTTCAAAGAATTAGAGTATGTATGACAAAAGAAGTCTTACCCGTACACGTCTGTGAGTAAAATTTGTAATgtctattaaataaatttttaatacatatttacaaataatatatatatatatatatatatataattacttattttagGATAAACAAATACTCGTATCATAATTTTGACTCgctaattttttctatttattaaaaattagtactaaattttatttaagtatttttttaaaatttaagtaatcaaaataaaattattaataaaaaatattaattatataagtttatttcatatatttttatttttatttagacttataaaattaaatttatttataaaagattatttttttaaaatattatatccttacacaatttatttaaatttacatttaaaagaataaaatttttatattattattttattaagtaatttgattgaagttatacttaaaaattaatattttaaactaaatttatattttaaatttttttaaaaaacatttacataaatttattaaaaaataaaatacaaaaatattcaGAACTATATGGATATAAAAgagtagaaaaaaaattcatgggtattttttctcaaatactaaataaataataagataagTTTTCTTATAGGGAAGCGTTCCCTTATCAAAATGCAATgtgatatattaaaatgtaaatgaaGAAAAGTTGAGAGGTagaaaatgtaagaaaaaaagtCACAAGCAAAGAACAGTGACAGAAAGAGATAAGGAAGAACAGAAAGCAATaacttagaaaaataaaacatatgggtgaaagaagaaaaaaaattccttgAAAGAatctaatttgaaaatattttaaaggtttaattgcttcctcattttggttgaattgtgtcaaattcatcctcatttttaaaaagtttcattttcgtTCTCACATGATATAAAATTGTCAACTTTGTGTCAATGTAATCATCTTCGTTTCCTACACAATATTAACTGGCTGACTATTTGACACTTGAGAATTAAAACATGAGAAAAGAGAGTTAAAACATGGCAATAGAGAGGTTTACGTCAGTACCACCACACTGCTCACGTGAATCATGTTTTAAGAACATGTCAACCGTGGAATATCTAGGTTTTACAAGCATCTGTAACTACAAACTGATCAGGAAAGTggtcatataaatataatttttggcGGTATGAAATATGAGGAGAAgatgataataaaaaactataaaaagtaGCAGCATAATAAAAACTGAGATTCGaagaggaaatagatatatgTCCAGCATATCCCGATAGAATGGAATTTGCATTGCTATAATCAAACATGCGATAAAACCAAGGCAAGTTTAAGAGAAGATGAAAAACTATTGTTACAAAATTTGCGTGAGAGGGAAAAAGTGAAATCAGAGCAAATCTTTGGCGGCAGTGAGCCTTGAGACTCATCCCCAATCCGACATTGACGTCGGCCAAATCTTCCCTCTCAACCATGAGGACCTCCTCGGGTTTCGCGCCGTCGAGAATCCAGACCAGACACCAGCAGAAGCCTTTCGAAATCTCGGAGTCGCTGTCGGCGCGGAAGCGCATCCTCCGCCGCTCGTCGATCTCAGCCACCACCCATACCTTGGTGGCGCAGCCGACGACTCGGTTGGCCGGAACCCGGTCGGCGTCAAGGAAGGGCGGGAGGAGGGAGGCGTAGTGGAGAAGGCGTTTGACGCGGTCGATGGGTTGGGAGAGAGAGGTGAACTCGGAGGCGATGTTGTTTAGCTTGTCGGCGACGTTGAATCGGAGTTTGGGTTTGGTGCACAGGGCGTTAACGGCGTCGGATTTGGAAGGAGCGAAGGTGTTAGGTTTTGGGAAAATAGGGGAACtgaaagaataagaagaagatgatgatgataatggaTTGAATAGGGTGGTTGCTGTGACTGCAGCTGATAAAACCATTTTTAATTTGGCACGTTTTAATTCTCAAAGTCCGAAATAATCAGTCACTTAACtgtatttaatgaaaatgattaCGTTGACACAAATTTTTGTTATGTTTGAATTCAAGACATTTTTATATCACATAAGGACAAAAATGaaactttaactttttaaaaaacgaAGATGAATTACACGAGGCCTaagaaagcaattaaacctattttaaacTTCAACAACCACGTTATATGACAaattcttcctgcaccccctGTTTTTCACCTGCAACTTCATTCAAGTAGAGAAATGCAAATTTTACcctaaataaaaaagtaatgcTCAATGGACTAATAACACTCGCAACCTTCCTCTATGCTCTTTTGTTGTATTTTGGAAAGGAGGGGCTGCTGGAAGAAAAAAGGGGAGTGCAGGAAGAAGCAGCCCATTCCAAATGAGCCCTAACTCGTGATGCTTACATACAACACATTCTGCTTTCATTGTGATGCTATATTAGCAACACTAGgctaatattttaaataaaaaaattgggtCAAATTAATCACTCCAATAACAAGTATAGTgtttgtctcttttttttttaaatatcaaattcaataaatgagtgatttttaaattattttttttgtaaaaactaacaatataaattttatggtacatatattaaattaattaaaagtttaaatgcaactatttttatcttaattattaaaataaaataaatttcatttcacCGACTATCAACATTTACTAGATATATAATCCttcaatcatatatttttcatataaatactTAAATCTTAAAACTTGAATAAGATATCAAATCTGGTTACCACTTAAATCAATAACTGGTAATTTATGTTTGGTAAGAACAACTAAGTATTgatacatttattaattttatattcacaaaaaatagttattatttttatcaaacggTAAAACATTTATTGGGCTTtgttatatgttatatatatattattacttttggAGTGCAATACAATGGTtcgttttctttcctttaaattatttaattaacaaGAATGCATCAAGTGATACAATAGTTCGTCCATTACATCACATGAtgatacatatattttttaatatatgttagaattattcaatttttatacttttttattaatttttaatatatattatatgttaaacagttataagttattatttattaaataagtatttagcaatattaaatgtttatttaaaatttaaaatattttaatcggATCCTCAAAATTCTTGACATTtaccatttttaaaaaagaattgtaCAAATGGCCGCAGGAGCAAGGGCTTTTAGAAGAAATAGGCGAAGTGGTTCAAAACGGCGTCGTAATAGTGTAAAGACACATGGAAGTTcataattttaggtttaatcttCTGTGAAGACGAGGAAGAAGACAGTGGAAGAAAGCATCACATTAACACATTCTGCAGAAGAAGAATGTGGACGCGGATACTTGCCCGAGCAACACGTTCCGTAGCTGGTGCTCGCAACTGCTCATCAATTCACCAACGCATCTCTAACCCTATCTTTTTCAAAATCCCCAAATCAAGTTTCCCTCAAATTCTCAACAACCCTCGATTTTTCGCCACCGATTCCACGCTCACCGTCGATGATGAGCTCCCACAGCTCTCACCGGATTCTTCAGAAAACGGCGGTGACAGACAGCGCGTAGACGAAGGAGACACTTATGTAGAAGAAGACACTTATGTAGAAGGAGACATGTACGAGATTGACGTGGACAAGTTGGAGAGTGTGCTACGTCTTCTTCAAACGAGTGCTGATGGGTCCTTTGAGTCGTGTTTGGATGACATGGATTTGACTCTGCATCAACAATTGGTGACAAAAGTAATCGAAAATCCGCTTGTTTTGGGT
This window of the Vigna angularis cultivar LongXiaoDou No.4 chromosome 7, ASM1680809v1, whole genome shotgun sequence genome carries:
- the LOC108336552 gene encoding sufE-like protein 2, chloroplastic — protein: MVLSAAVTATTLFNPLSSSSSSYSFSSPIFPKPNTFAPSKSDAVNALCTKPKLRFNVADKLNNIASEFTSLSQPIDRVKRLLHYASLLPPFLDADRVPANRVVGCATKVWVVAEIDERRRMRFRADSDSEISKGFCWCLVWILDGAKPEEVLMVEREDLADVNVGLGMSLKAHCRQRFALISLFPSHANFVTIVFHLLLNLPWFYRMFDYSNANSILSGYAGHISISSSNLSFYYAATFYSFLLSSSPHISYRQKLYLYDHFPDQFVVTDACKT